The following DNA comes from Candidatus Scalindua japonica.
GGGCGTTGGAATTTCTCATACATAGTTTTAATATTGTGACACTATGCAATCGAAAGAGTAGAGAAACAGGGAAAACAAAATAGACCTAATTGGAGGAGTCATACTATGCCTGCTCGACAAAATATCTGGTGGCAATTCAATTGGGGGCACACTACTCTGAACTTGATTTGTCTGATAAAGATATTGAAGGGGGAAGGCTTAATGATGTTACACTTGGTCTCAACTGGCACCTCAATCCTAATACAAGGGTGATGTTGAATTATGTGCATGCAGGCGTTGATTTAAGTGATATCAACGTTAAGGATGGAAATGCCGACATTTTTGCAATGCGTTTCCAGGTAGATCTATAGAATTTGGTTAATTAAGG
Coding sequences within:
- a CDS encoding porin — encoded protein: MGAHYSELDLSDKDIEGGRLNDVTLGLNWHLNPNTRVMLNYVHAGVDLSDINVKDGNADIFAMRFQVDL